From a single Flavobacteriales bacterium genomic region:
- a CDS encoding replication-associated recombination protein A, whose translation MEQHAPLAERMRPKTLDDVVGQEHLVGKNGIIRKALAGGLLPSMILWGPPGVGKTTLARLIATQLDRPFHTLSAISSGVKDVREVIEKASGSGLFSRAAVLFIDEIHRFSKSQQDSLLGAVEKGTITLIGATTENPSFEVISALLSRCQVYVLEPLDQSHLRSLLDRAMAEDPEMKQMDITLKETSALMRASGGDARRLLNTFDLCVKSAASGTKKAVVDDKLVIDVVQNNTARYDKQGEQHYDIISAFIKSMRGSDPNAAVYWLARMVEGGEDPLFIARRMVILSSEDIGNADPNALLMATTSMQAAQLIGWPESRIILSQCAIYLACAPKSNASYLAIGAAQSTVKATGDLSVPIGLRNAPTKLMKEIGYGATYQYSHDGEGNFIPQEFLPEAISGTAFYEPGENPREKKLADLLEKLWSGKYGKKTS comes from the coding sequence ATGGAACAGCACGCCCCGCTTGCCGAAAGAATGCGTCCAAAGACCTTGGATGATGTGGTTGGCCAAGAACACTTAGTTGGCAAGAACGGTATCATTCGCAAAGCCCTTGCAGGCGGCTTGCTACCGAGCATGATCCTTTGGGGTCCACCAGGCGTTGGAAAAACCACACTAGCCAGACTGATCGCTACACAATTGGACCGACCGTTCCACACGTTGAGTGCCATCAGCAGTGGCGTAAAGGACGTTCGTGAAGTGATCGAAAAAGCCAGTGGTAGCGGGCTGTTCTCGCGCGCGGCAGTGTTGTTCATTGATGAGATCCATCGGTTCAGCAAATCGCAACAGGACTCATTATTGGGTGCCGTTGAGAAAGGGACCATCACCCTAATTGGTGCAACCACGGAGAACCCGAGCTTCGAAGTGATCAGTGCGTTGCTTTCGCGTTGCCAAGTGTACGTTCTGGAGCCTTTGGACCAGTCGCATTTACGATCGCTTTTGGATCGCGCAATGGCCGAGGATCCGGAAATGAAGCAGATGGACATCACCCTGAAAGAAACCAGTGCATTGATGCGCGCGAGTGGTGGTGATGCACGACGGTTACTGAATACGTTCGATCTCTGCGTTAAGTCCGCAGCATCAGGGACGAAAAAAGCTGTTGTCGATGACAAGTTGGTCATCGATGTGGTCCAGAACAACACCGCACGCTATGATAAGCAAGGTGAACAGCATTATGATATCATTAGCGCATTCATCAAAAGCATGCGTGGTAGCGATCCCAACGCAGCGGTCTATTGGCTGGCACGGATGGTAGAAGGTGGTGAGGATCCACTGTTCATTGCCCGTAGGATGGTGATCCTGTCAAGTGAGGATATTGGCAACGCCGACCCCAATGCATTGCTCATGGCAACAACAAGTATGCAAGCTGCCCAACTTATCGGCTGGCCGGAAAGCCGGATCATTCTCAGTCAATGCGCGATCTATTTGGCCTGTGCGCCCAAGAGCAATGCGAGTTATTTAGCGATCGGTGCTGCGCAATCAACAGTAAAGGCAACTGGAGATCTATCCGTTCCCATTGGTCTTAGGAATGCGCCTACCAAGTTGATGAAGGAGATCGGCTACGGTGCAACCTATCAATACAGCCATGACGGGGAAGGCAATTTCATTCCTCAGGAATTTCTTCCGGAAGCAATAAGTGGAACAGCGTTCTATGAACCAGGCGAGAATCCGCGAGAAAAAAAACTGGCCGACCTGCTGGAGAAGCTATGGAGCGGGAAATACGGTAAGAAAACCTCCTAA
- a CDS encoding energy transducer TonB gives MSLNIVVAQNEQINPADPIVLNNLNIRISGYPKEALENKVEGTVLLAFDLDSTCKIVNPRVLRGIGYGCDEMALQELIRLSYNETVFDLKNCPHSSLEIPIQFRLQ, from the coding sequence TTGAGTTTGAATATAGTTGTAGCTCAGAATGAACAGATCAATCCGGCAGATCCGATCGTTCTTAACAACCTGAACATTCGGATCTCCGGATATCCTAAAGAAGCGTTGGAAAACAAGGTTGAAGGAACAGTTCTACTTGCTTTCGATCTAGACTCAACATGTAAGATCGTGAACCCGCGTGTACTAAGAGGGATCGGATACGGTTGCGATGAAATGGCACTTCAAGAATTGATCAGACTCAGCTATAATGAGACGGTATTTGATCTTAAGAATTGTCCGCATTCGAGCCTAGAAATACCAATTCAATTCAGGCTACAATAA
- a CDS encoding multidrug efflux SMR transporter: MNWILLVIAGLFEVGFATCLGKAKETDGVSSLWWLAGFMFCLTVSMILLYKATLTLPIGTAYAVWTGIGAVGTVIVGIWLFKEPMDFWRVFFLFTLIASIVGLKFVTQ, encoded by the coding sequence ATGAATTGGATCCTACTGGTAATCGCCGGCTTATTTGAAGTCGGTTTTGCGACATGCTTAGGAAAAGCGAAAGAAACCGATGGGGTTAGTTCATTGTGGTGGCTCGCTGGATTCATGTTCTGTCTCACGGTCAGCATGATCCTGTTGTACAAGGCCACTCTAACCTTACCGATCGGTACGGCCTACGCGGTATGGACCGGCATTGGAGCAGTCGGCACGGTGATCGTGGGCATATGGCTATTTAAGGAACCCATGGACTTTTGGCGTGTATTCTTCTTATTCACGTTGATAGCTTCCATCGTTGGGTTAAAATTCGTGACACAATGA
- a CDS encoding pyrroline-5-carboxylate reductase, which yields MKISIIGCGNMGYAYARSFRKYGLVKVEDLVLVVRNAANSAKLASLGTVAKELTSSIGESDLVIIAVKPQDFGNVAPALAKIIRKEQVVLSIMAGITMERLQTSLDHTIVVRAMPNSPAQIGMGITAYATATELNMRQTLMVEQLLNSTGRALHLADEGMLDAVTALSGSGPAYFFHIVSGMIETGIKLGLEPHVASALVKQTMLGSYHLLDHSESTPEELIKAVTSKGGTTEAAFQVLKKEDLAGTLDRAIGAATLRAKELSSS from the coding sequence ATGAAGATCTCCATTATCGGCTGCGGCAATATGGGCTACGCCTATGCACGGAGCTTCCGCAAATACGGATTGGTAAAAGTCGAGGACCTGGTGTTGGTAGTGCGCAATGCTGCCAACAGTGCAAAACTTGCATCCCTAGGTACCGTAGCAAAGGAATTGACTTCCTCCATTGGCGAAAGCGACCTTGTGATCATAGCTGTAAAGCCACAGGATTTCGGCAATGTCGCCCCTGCTCTCGCCAAGATCATACGGAAGGAACAGGTGGTTCTATCCATCATGGCCGGTATAACCATGGAGCGCTTGCAGACCAGTTTGGACCATACCATTGTAGTGCGTGCAATGCCCAATTCGCCAGCGCAGATCGGCATGGGTATCACGGCTTATGCAACGGCCACCGAGTTGAATATGCGCCAAACATTGATGGTGGAACAGTTGCTGAACAGCACCGGAAGAGCACTGCACCTTGCTGATGAAGGGATGCTTGATGCTGTTACAGCACTAAGCGGAAGTGGTCCCGCCTATTTCTTCCACATTGTAAGCGGCATGATCGAAACAGGGATCAAGTTGGGATTGGAACCACATGTTGCAAGTGCTTTGGTTAAACAGACCATGCTCGGCAGCTATCACTTATTGGACCATTCTGAAAGCACTCCGGAAGAGCTGATCAAAGCCGTAACCAGCAAGGGAGGCACAACTGAAGCGGCCTTTCAAGTTCTGAAGAAAGAAGACTTGGCAGGCACGTTGGATCGTGCGATCGGGGCAGCCACTTTACGAGCAAAAGAATTGTCAAGTTCGTGA
- a CDS encoding OmpA family protein gives MLKYTVNFLQLTFYALLVAGFPSTAVMAQPGGYSTTDKGAIKRYESGLDCMRSQRWECAESEFTKAAEADAAFVEPRLMLAEIAEQKGNDAEAINRYREVMGISKGVFPVAQLHLADLEFRGGQYEAAEKNYRAYLAAEDDPQRKARARMGIDNCAFASVAITNPVHFEPKNLGPSINSADPEYYPCITADDNTFIYTRSVKDPAIIPWGMQEDFMVSHRGQDASWQPSNPIPTVNTRQYNEGAGTLTPDGRFIVFTKCATEDGSYGGDLRGLGSCDLFISRRIGDRWTPPENLGPPVNSRNWETQPSMGSDGRTLYFIRGTQARDGIKTMDIYTTVLQDNGTWSNPEPLGPTVNTPYQEESVQIHPDGNTLYFSSNGHPGFGGLDIYVSRRQEDGSWGQALNLGYPINTGDDENSLLVSASGEVAYFASDRPGGLGDLDLYGFELYPEARPLAVSFIRGKVTDKLTGKPVEADVELYDVNTGKLATGAYSDPQTGEFLVCIPTGREYALNASSEGYLFFSQNYNVVKGPASEPYTLNVPLSPITAGSVIELRNVFFNTASYDLLPASNTELSKLAKLMEANPTLRIELGGHTDDVGADAANLKLSDQRAQAVRDNLIAAGIDATRITAKGYGETKPVSTNDTDEGRALNRRTEVTVL, from the coding sequence ATGTTGAAATACACTGTCAACTTCCTTCAACTCACGTTTTACGCTTTACTCGTAGCAGGCTTTCCCAGTACGGCTGTTATGGCCCAACCCGGTGGTTACAGCACCACGGATAAGGGTGCCATTAAGCGCTATGAAAGCGGACTCGACTGCATGCGCTCACAGCGTTGGGAGTGTGCAGAAAGTGAGTTCACCAAAGCTGCGGAGGCCGATGCAGCTTTCGTGGAACCCCGGTTGATGTTGGCCGAGATCGCCGAACAAAAAGGTAATGATGCCGAAGCCATTAATCGTTACCGCGAGGTCATGGGGATCTCCAAAGGTGTTTTTCCGGTAGCTCAGTTGCACCTCGCAGATCTCGAATTCCGTGGTGGACAATACGAGGCAGCGGAGAAAAATTACCGAGCATACTTAGCGGCAGAGGATGATCCACAACGCAAGGCCCGCGCCAGAATGGGGATCGATAACTGTGCCTTCGCCTCAGTCGCAATAACTAATCCCGTGCACTTCGAACCAAAGAACCTTGGCCCCTCCATTAATAGCGCGGATCCAGAGTATTACCCGTGTATCACTGCGGATGATAATACGTTCATCTATACACGTAGCGTGAAGGATCCTGCAATCATTCCATGGGGAATGCAGGAGGATTTTATGGTGAGCCACCGCGGGCAGGATGCGTCTTGGCAACCAAGCAACCCGATACCAACCGTAAATACCCGCCAATATAACGAAGGTGCAGGTACGCTAACTCCTGATGGACGCTTCATCGTATTCACTAAGTGTGCTACGGAGGATGGCTCGTACGGTGGAGATCTTCGTGGCCTAGGTTCCTGTGATCTGTTCATCAGCCGTCGTATCGGTGATCGTTGGACACCCCCGGAAAACCTTGGCCCGCCTGTGAATTCGCGCAATTGGGAAACGCAACCGAGCATGGGAAGCGATGGTAGAACGCTCTATTTTATTCGTGGAACCCAAGCGCGCGATGGCATCAAGACCATGGACATCTACACGACCGTGCTACAGGATAATGGTACTTGGAGCAACCCTGAACCGTTGGGTCCAACTGTGAATACGCCGTATCAAGAAGAAAGTGTGCAGATCCATCCCGATGGGAATACATTGTATTTCAGCAGCAATGGGCACCCTGGTTTTGGCGGATTGGATATCTACGTTAGCCGTAGGCAGGAAGACGGTTCTTGGGGGCAGGCCTTGAATTTGGGTTACCCGATAAATACCGGTGATGACGAGAACAGTCTGCTTGTTAGCGCTAGCGGTGAAGTGGCCTATTTCGCGAGTGATCGTCCGGGTGGACTTGGTGATCTGGACCTATACGGATTCGAACTATATCCTGAAGCACGCCCATTGGCGGTAAGCTTCATACGCGGTAAGGTCACGGACAAGCTCACGGGAAAGCCAGTGGAAGCCGATGTTGAATTATACGATGTCAATACGGGAAAACTTGCGACCGGAGCCTACAGCGACCCGCAGACCGGCGAGTTCCTTGTATGCATTCCAACTGGTCGTGAATACGCTCTGAATGCAAGCAGTGAAGGGTATTTGTTCTTTAGCCAAAATTACAATGTTGTCAAAGGACCAGCTAGTGAACCCTATACGTTAAATGTTCCGCTAAGCCCAATAACAGCGGGTAGCGTGATCGAATTGCGGAACGTGTTCTTCAATACGGCCAGCTACGATCTGTTACCAGCCAGTAATACGGAATTGAGCAAGCTCGCGAAGCTCATGGAAGCCAATCCAACGCTTCGGATAGAGCTGGGTGGGCATACCGATGATGTTGGTGCTGATGCAGCTAACCTTAAACTTAGCGACCAACGAGCACAAGCAGTTCGCGATAACCTGATCGCTGCCGGAATAGATGCCACACGGATAACAGCCAAAGGTTATGGAGAGACCAAACCGGTTTCTACCAATGATACGGATGAGGGTAGGGCGCTGAATAGACGGACAGAGGTGACAGTGCTGTAA
- a CDS encoding 7-carboxy-7-deazaguanine synthase QueE — MEAFYTLQGEGAFTGQAAYFIRLGGCDVGCTWCDVKESWDATKHPHRTIKDLLKEATMHPGRLVVITGGEPLMHDLGPLTQAFREAGFRTHIETSGSSPLSGHWDWICLSPKKFKAALPESFEAAHELKVIVFNTHDLKWAEEQSASTLPNCELFLQPEWGKREAMMPLITQHVMAHPRWRVSLQTHKVLGIP; from the coding sequence ATGGAGGCATTCTACACCCTGCAAGGTGAGGGGGCGTTCACTGGTCAGGCAGCGTATTTTATTCGTCTCGGTGGCTGTGATGTTGGGTGTACTTGGTGTGATGTGAAAGAAAGTTGGGATGCGACCAAGCACCCGCACAGAACTATAAAGGATCTGTTGAAAGAGGCAACTATGCATCCGGGCCGGTTGGTGGTGATCACCGGTGGCGAGCCGTTGATGCACGATCTAGGTCCGTTAACACAAGCTTTTCGCGAAGCAGGATTCCGCACACACATTGAAACAAGTGGCTCTTCGCCATTGAGTGGCCATTGGGATTGGATCTGCCTGAGTCCGAAGAAATTCAAGGCTGCTTTACCTGAGTCTTTCGAAGCGGCACACGAATTGAAGGTGATCGTGTTCAATACGCATGACCTGAAATGGGCCGAAGAACAATCCGCCAGCACACTTCCCAATTGCGAACTGTTCCTGCAACCGGAATGGGGCAAGCGCGAAGCCATGATGCCGCTGATCACACAGCACGTTATGGCACATCCACGATGGCGCGTATCATTGCAGACCCACAAGGTGCTGGGCATTCCATAA
- the acs gene encoding acetate--CoA ligase, which yields MTKHLTRIRTQADYTSSHAASVADPASFWAAQAETFTWRKKWDETLIWDFEKPEVKWFAGGKLNITENCLDRHLEARSNKLAIIWEPNDPKERPERLTYREMHDRVCKYANVLKRNGVKKGDRVAVYMPMIPDLVVCVLACARIGAIHSVVFCGFSAQSLADRINDAQAVAVLCSDGMYRGAKEMPVKTVVDEALDQCTSVKSVIVTERVKWSVKMVAGRDVWLHDEWKEVNAYCPAEAMDAEDPLFILYTSGSTGKPKGVVHTCGGYMVYVDYSFRNVFQVEESDVFFCTADVGWITGHSYIAYGPTLAGATQVMFEGVPTYPDAGRFWQIVDKHAISIFYTAPTAIRSLMAHSIDHVLPYSLQSLRVLGSVGEPINEEAWHWYRTHIGKGKCPIVDTWWQTETGGIMISSIAGATDEKPSHAAYPLPGIQPVLLTPEGKEITENEVEGLLCMKFPWPGMLRTIWGDHERCGQTYFSSYKGMYFTGDGAKRDADGRYRIIGRVDDVINVSGHRFGTAEIESAINTAKGVVESAVVGFPHDIKGQGIYAYVVTEKPVEDPEDMRGSIIEAVVASIGRIAKPDKIQFVSGLPKTRSGKIMRRILRKVAENEIDKLGDTSTLLDPDVVDEIVGGKV from the coding sequence ATGACCAAGCATTTGACCCGTATCAGGACCCAAGCGGATTACACGTCCAGTCATGCCGCAAGTGTTGCCGACCCTGCCTCCTTTTGGGCCGCACAGGCCGAAACGTTCACCTGGCGTAAGAAATGGGACGAGACCTTGATCTGGGATTTCGAGAAGCCCGAGGTGAAGTGGTTCGCTGGGGGAAAGTTGAACATTACTGAGAACTGTTTGGATCGGCACTTGGAGGCCCGGAGCAACAAATTGGCGATCATTTGGGAACCGAACGACCCCAAGGAAAGGCCGGAACGCCTGACCTACCGGGAGATGCATGACCGTGTGTGCAAGTACGCCAATGTTTTGAAGCGGAACGGCGTTAAGAAAGGCGATCGCGTGGCTGTCTATATGCCCATGATACCGGACCTAGTGGTTTGCGTGCTGGCCTGCGCCCGTATTGGCGCGATCCACAGTGTTGTCTTCTGCGGTTTCAGTGCGCAGAGCTTGGCCGATCGGATCAATGATGCGCAAGCCGTTGCGGTGTTATGTAGTGATGGCATGTACCGCGGCGCGAAGGAGATGCCGGTTAAAACAGTGGTGGACGAAGCGCTGGACCAATGCACTTCCGTTAAGAGCGTGATCGTGACCGAACGCGTGAAATGGAGCGTAAAAATGGTTGCGGGCCGGGACGTGTGGCTGCACGATGAATGGAAAGAAGTAAATGCTTATTGCCCCGCAGAAGCCATGGATGCGGAGGATCCGCTCTTTATTCTATACACCAGCGGCAGTACAGGAAAGCCCAAGGGAGTTGTGCATACATGCGGTGGTTACATGGTCTATGTGGACTACAGTTTCCGCAATGTTTTTCAGGTGGAGGAAAGCGATGTCTTCTTCTGCACTGCGGATGTAGGTTGGATAACGGGTCACAGCTACATTGCTTACGGACCTACGCTGGCAGGTGCTACGCAGGTCATGTTCGAAGGTGTACCCACCTACCCGGATGCTGGCAGATTCTGGCAGATCGTGGACAAGCATGCGATAAGCATATTCTACACTGCCCCAACAGCCATACGTAGTTTGATGGCGCACAGTATTGACCACGTTCTACCCTACTCCTTGCAGAGTTTGCGCGTATTGGGCAGTGTCGGCGAACCGATCAACGAAGAGGCGTGGCATTGGTACAGAACACACATCGGAAAAGGCAAATGTCCCATTGTTGACACGTGGTGGCAAACCGAAACAGGCGGGATCATGATCAGCTCCATTGCTGGCGCTACGGACGAGAAACCGAGCCATGCGGCCTATCCTTTACCGGGTATACAACCGGTTCTGCTCACACCTGAGGGAAAGGAGATCACCGAGAATGAAGTGGAAGGTCTGCTTTGTATGAAATTCCCATGGCCGGGTATGCTGCGCACCATCTGGGGCGATCACGAACGCTGCGGGCAGACCTATTTCAGCAGCTATAAGGGCATGTATTTTACAGGCGATGGAGCTAAGCGCGATGCGGATGGACGGTACCGGATCATCGGTCGTGTGGATGATGTGATCAATGTGAGCGGGCACCGGTTCGGCACTGCGGAGATCGAGAGTGCGATAAACACTGCAAAAGGAGTTGTGGAAAGCGCCGTAGTGGGATTCCCGCACGACATTAAAGGCCAAGGGATCTATGCGTATGTGGTCACAGAAAAACCGGTTGAAGACCCGGAGGATATGCGCGGATCCATCATTGAAGCAGTTGTTGCGAGCATCGGTCGTATTGCCAAACCGGACAAGATCCAATTCGTAAGTGGATTGCCCAAGACCCGTAGTGGAAAGATCATGCGCAGGATCCTTCGAAAGGTTGCTGAGAACGAGATCGATAAACTCGGCGATACATCGACCCTTCTGGATCCTGATGTTGTTGACGAGATCGTTGGGGGAAAGGTGTGA
- a CDS encoding DNA repair protein RecN has product MLRRLHIRNYLLIEELDLSLGKELTIITGETGSGKSILIGALGLAMGERAETGAHRDPSKRCIIELEVEIGGLDLKGWFEKNELPYDKNTIIRRQLEPVRERDGGSGRSRAFINDTPVRLDQLRDLGERLVHIHSQHHTLLLNDPRFQLGLIDNVAEQAGEVVAFTANYSLWRALVKELDELKERELKARNELDLFNFQLNELDEASLEEGELERIDHAMARAENASELIKALGVVEEGVNAERGALSILTKLRQTLTKPSKFDPQVNGLLDRISSVAIELQDIAATADDLATKVSMDPEQAALLRERIDRIQSLLQKHRVKSTEELIALREDLRTRTAAIGSLADRISGLTQTEREKQQAIQVDAMALSAVRVAAMAPFAKRVATQLRDLGMPHAKFIFGHAITEQPGPQGVDQIRALFSANADRAPAPLDKVASGGELSRVMLALISLAADSQDLPTVIFDEIDAGVSGEVADRVGTLMSCMGKQRQVLAITHLPQIASKAQNHLLVTKATSENTVLTSISPLTMEQRVEAIAQMLSGRKLTKAALENARVLLKG; this is encoded by the coding sequence ATGCTTCGCCGCTTGCATATCCGCAACTACTTGCTGATCGAGGAACTTGACCTTTCCTTGGGTAAGGAGCTTACGATCATTACCGGTGAAACGGGTAGTGGCAAGAGCATCCTTATCGGTGCGCTGGGCTTGGCCATGGGAGAACGCGCAGAGACGGGTGCTCATCGCGATCCGAGCAAACGCTGCATCATTGAACTGGAGGTTGAGATAGGCGGTCTGGATCTGAAGGGGTGGTTCGAAAAGAATGAATTGCCCTATGACAAGAATACCATTATCCGTAGGCAATTGGAGCCGGTAAGAGAGCGGGACGGCGGTTCAGGAAGATCACGTGCTTTTATAAACGATACACCCGTGAGGCTGGATCAACTCCGGGATCTGGGTGAGCGTTTGGTGCACATTCATAGCCAGCACCACACGTTGTTGTTGAACGACCCTCGGTTTCAATTGGGATTGATCGATAATGTTGCAGAGCAAGCTGGAGAAGTTGTCGCATTCACGGCTAATTACTCCCTCTGGCGGGCATTGGTGAAAGAATTGGATGAACTGAAGGAACGGGAACTCAAAGCAAGGAATGAGTTGGATCTTTTCAACTTCCAATTGAATGAACTGGATGAAGCTTCATTGGAAGAAGGGGAGTTGGAACGCATCGATCACGCAATGGCGCGTGCCGAAAATGCCAGTGAGTTGATCAAAGCTCTCGGTGTTGTTGAAGAAGGTGTAAATGCCGAGCGCGGCGCGCTTAGCATCTTGACAAAACTCCGGCAAACGCTAACAAAACCATCCAAGTTCGATCCACAGGTCAATGGTTTGTTGGACCGCATCAGTAGCGTGGCCATCGAGCTACAGGATATTGCTGCTACAGCAGATGATCTTGCGACGAAAGTATCCATGGATCCAGAGCAAGCTGCACTGCTCAGAGAACGGATCGATAGGATCCAGAGCTTGCTTCAAAAACATCGTGTAAAGAGTACAGAGGAACTCATCGCACTTCGCGAAGACCTGCGAACACGCACCGCTGCGATCGGCTCACTCGCTGATCGGATCTCTGGTCTGACGCAAACGGAACGCGAGAAACAACAGGCTATCCAAGTAGATGCAATGGCACTCTCCGCAGTTAGAGTAGCGGCCATGGCCCCATTCGCCAAACGCGTTGCCACACAATTACGTGACCTCGGTATGCCGCACGCCAAATTCATTTTCGGACACGCGATTACGGAACAGCCCGGTCCACAAGGTGTGGATCAGATACGTGCGTTATTCAGTGCCAATGCCGATCGCGCCCCTGCACCATTGGATAAAGTGGCCTCCGGTGGCGAGTTGAGCCGCGTCATGCTCGCGTTGATCAGCTTGGCCGCAGATTCTCAGGATCTCCCCACCGTGATCTTCGACGAAATAGATGCCGGAGTTAGTGGTGAAGTAGCCGATCGTGTAGGAACACTGATGTCTTGCATGGGCAAACAGCGTCAGGTCCTCGCTATTACACACTTGCCACAGATAGCGAGTAAGGCCCAGAATCATTTGCTGGTGACCAAGGCAACTTCTGAAAATACGGTGTTGACAAGCATTTCGCCGCTTACCATGGAGCAGCGCGTAGAGGCTATTGCTCAAATGCTCAGTGGCCGCAAGCTTACCAAGGCCGCTTTGGAGAACGCGCGGGTGTTGTTGAAGGGCTGA
- a CDS encoding DUF4835 family protein has product MRKYSALLALFVALFTPTLVKAQEFNCQASVIAPQVATAQPRVFQSLELAIKEFYQNRRFTNLNYAPSERIDINILLTISSQPATDRFEGSLQIIYARPVFGSDYNSPVIDLVDNNVQFNFLENTQIEFTPQRFISNLSSLLGYYAYFILGVDGDTFAPLGGTDFYNQAQQIVNNAQNASESGWKAFEDQRNRYWLLDNQQQSVFRPLRELLYNYHRLGMDAMTEDAAATRKTIATEIEKLKTVHQAKPASYNLQVFFNAKYQEIVEVFKPAEPGEKSKLFNTLQIIDPGHISQYQNMMRGS; this is encoded by the coding sequence ATGCGGAAATATTCAGCCTTATTAGCCTTATTCGTTGCTCTTTTCACACCGACCCTTGTGAAAGCACAGGAGTTCAATTGCCAAGCGAGTGTGATCGCACCTCAGGTCGCAACAGCGCAGCCGCGTGTTTTCCAATCCTTGGAATTAGCGATCAAGGAATTCTATCAGAACCGGCGGTTCACCAACCTGAATTACGCACCGAGCGAGAGGATCGATATCAATATTCTTCTTACGATCAGCAGCCAACCCGCAACCGATAGGTTCGAAGGGTCCTTGCAGATCATCTATGCTCGCCCGGTTTTCGGTAGTGATTACAACAGTCCGGTGATCGACCTTGTGGACAATAACGTGCAATTCAATTTCTTGGAGAATACCCAGATCGAATTCACGCCTCAGCGGTTCATAAGCAATTTGTCGTCGCTATTGGGGTATTACGCTTATTTCATTCTCGGAGTGGATGGAGACACATTTGCCCCATTGGGAGGTACCGATTTTTACAATCAGGCGCAACAGATCGTCAACAATGCACAGAACGCAAGCGAGTCCGGTTGGAAAGCATTCGAGGATCAACGCAACCGGTATTGGTTGCTGGACAATCAACAGCAAAGCGTATTCAGGCCCTTGCGCGAATTACTTTACAACTACCATAGACTTGGCATGGATGCTATGACCGAGGATGCTGCGGCAACCCGTAAGACCATCGCAACCGAGATCGAAAAGCTGAAGACCGTACATCAAGCTAAACCAGCGAGCTACAACCTCCAAGTTTTCTTCAATGCGAAATATCAAGAGATCGTAGAGGTCTTCAAACCTGCTGAACCCGGTGAGAAATCGAAGTTGTTCAACACCCTGCAGATCATCGATCCAGGCCACATTAGTCAGTATCAGAATATGATGCGGGGATCTTAG